A genomic region of Halichondria panicea chromosome 5, odHalPani1.1, whole genome shotgun sequence contains the following coding sequences:
- the LOC135336519 gene encoding uncharacterized protein LOC135336519 — MDPNVAYNVVHANNRRDTQVPISQENTAYNIHQRSLTQSDEDNEYSTVENTGYIEHNTAGDIKSTESSVLDNKSNTKRIRQKVAKNESGKKWFAILVVVAFVVSLLVAVAALVYTNIELKNQMSSNNKQIQSMNEQLNNRSSQQIQILQAQLSDSILLLQNNFSEQLSSTNKQVQSTNEQLNNHIAELGPMAYYPGARIGNPASSCSDIPQDRPSGEYWIRNTTSSPVQVYCDMNRTSCSCNTAGGRGWMRVANLDMTDPNQNCPEGLRLVTRTEPPSRTCGRVEEPAGCTSTTYSTYGVEYSKVCGRIIAYQSTTPDAFTPYFNNRALSIDDVYVDGVSLTHGQSPRQHIWTFVNAIDETRSTIEVCPCTRPDLTYTGVVPPFIGQDYFCETGSRQLITSNTHIVYSDDPLWDGQGCGGNSTCCEFNNPPWFCKQLPQPTTDDIEMRICADQALLDEDTPIEIIEMYVR, encoded by the coding sequence ATGGATCCAAATGTTGCCTACAATGTTGTGCATGCTAACAACAGAAGAGACACACAAGTCCCCATATCGCAGGAAAACACCGCTTACAATATCCACCAGAGAAGTCTCACCCAATCAGACGAAGATAATGAGTACAGTACCGTTGAGAACACTGGATACATAGAGCATAATACTGCTGGAGATATTAAATCTACCGAAAGTAGTGTCCTGGACAACAAAAGCAACACAAAGAGAATAAGGCAAAAAGTGGCTAAAAATGAATCTGGTAAGAAATGGTTTGCAATTCTTGTCGTCGTAGCTTTTGTTGTGTCTCTGTTGGTAGCTGTGGCAGCACTCGTGTACACCAATATAGAGTTGAAGAACCAGATGAGCAGTAACAATAAGCAAATACAGTCCATGAACGAACAACTGAACAACCGATCCAGTCAACAGATTCAAATCCTACAAGCTCAACTCAGTGATTCAATTTTGCTCCTTCAAAACAACTTTTCTGAGCAACTGAGCAGTACTAATAAGCAAGTACAGTCTACTAACGAGCAACTGAACAACCATATTGCTGAGTTAGGTCCAATGGCATACTATCCTGGAGCAAGAATAGGAAACCCAGCTAGCTCTTGTAGTGACATCCCTCAAGACCGACCATCTGGAGAATACTGGATTCGAAACACCACTAGCTCTCCTGTTCAGGTCTACTGTGACATGAATCGaacaagctgtagctgcaacactgCAGGAGGCCGAGGATGGATGAGAGTAGCCAACCTCGACATGACTGATCCCAACCAAAACTGCCCAGAGGGATTGAGACTGGTAACCAGAACAGAACCACCATCGCGTACTTGTGGCCGAGTAGAAGAACCAGCAGGATGTACTTCCACTACCTATTCAACTTATGGGGTGGAGTATTCGAAAGTTTGTGGTCGAATTATTGCGTATCAAAGTACCACTCCGGATGCTTTCACTCCATATTTCAATAACAGAGCTTTATCTATTGATGATGTTTACGTTGATGGTGTGAGCCTAACCCATGGTCAGTCGCCTCGTCAGCACATCTGGACATTTGTGAATGCAATCGATGAAACTCGCTCCACTATAGAGGTATGTCCCTGCACAAGACCTGACCTCACCTACACTGGAGTTGTACCTCCCTTCATTGGTCAAGACTACTTCTGTGAAACTGGAAGTCGACAGCTCATTACTTCTAATACTCATATCGTCTATTCTGATGATCCACTCTGGGACGGTCAGGGATGCGGGGGTAACAGTACTTGCTGTGAGTTCAACAACCCACCTtggttctgcaagcaactcCCTCAACCAACTACAGACGATATCGAGATGAGGATTTGTGCTGATCAAGCTCTTCTAGATGAAGACACGCCCATTGAGATAATAGAGATGTACGTACGATAA